A stretch of the Triplophysa dalaica isolate WHDGS20190420 chromosome 19, ASM1584641v1, whole genome shotgun sequence genome encodes the following:
- the esm1 gene encoding endothelial cell-specific molecule 1, translated as MHLYAITVLFLMMLGVADGWGVGGKYAVNCPENCNAALCASTQRCRRTVLDDCVCCQVCAAGRGEHCYRTVSGMHGVKCGPGLFCDFYKDEDDYGDEYGICKDCMYGTYGIECRKTCNCKAGGLCDRETGACLSFKLLARMAKLKSQANEGNELGSGDTSSSNRSSVRNFLSPR; from the exons ATGCATTTATACGCAATTACAGTGTTGTTCCTGATGATGCTCGGGGTTGCTGATGGTTGGGGTGTGGGTGGTAAATATGCAGTGAACTGCCCGGAGAATTGTAACGCAGCCCTGTGCGCCTCGACGCAACGCTGCAGACGCACGGTGTTGGATGACTGCGTATGCTGCCAGGTCTGCGCCGCGGGACGGGGAGAACACTGCTATCGAACCGTGTCCGGGATGCACGGCGTAAAGTGCGGACCGGGACTCTTCTGTGACTTCTACAAGGATGAGGATGATTATGGTGACGAATATGGGATCTGTAAAG ACTGCATGTATGGAACGTACGGTATAGAATGCAGGAAAACATGCAACTGTAAAGCAGGAGGACTCTGTGACAGAGAGACGGGAGCTTGCTTGTCTTTTAAATTATTGGCCAGGATGGCCAAACTTAAATCCCAGGCAAACGAAG GTAATGAGCTGGGCTCAGGTGACACCAGCAGCAGCAACAGATCGTCCGTTCGTAACTTTCTCAGCCCTCGCTGA